From one Mycobacterium colombiense CECT 3035 genomic stretch:
- a CDS encoding potassium-transporting ATPase subunit C, translating to MTFSNFVRLHWAALRTLLVLTVITGLAYPLFIWLVAQFPGLRDQAEGSILSANGKPVGSRLIGQSFTDKDGNALPQYFQSRPSAAGNGYDPTSSGGSNLGPESIVDTPADPSQLAAGKSASDAGFKPSLLTTVCSRSAAVGKLEGVDGSRPFCTGGGVGAVLSVIGPRDGRGNVIHPTRVVSVNEPCGSTATPFLALYEGVRVECAKYGEDYTIGQIMPIRGAAPADPVVPADAVTASGSGLDPNISPAYADIQVARVAKVRHVSADQIREVVAQNSNGRGLGFFGEPRVDVLQLNLQLDHRYPVTS from the coding sequence ATGACGTTCTCGAATTTCGTCCGCCTACATTGGGCGGCATTGCGCACGCTGCTGGTGCTGACCGTGATCACCGGCCTGGCCTACCCGCTGTTCATCTGGCTGGTCGCGCAGTTTCCCGGGCTGCGCGACCAGGCCGAGGGGTCGATTCTCTCCGCCAACGGAAAGCCGGTGGGCAGCAGGCTGATCGGCCAGTCGTTCACCGACAAGGACGGCAATGCACTGCCCCAGTACTTCCAGAGCCGCCCCTCGGCGGCCGGCAACGGGTATGACCCGACGTCGTCGGGAGGCAGCAACCTCGGGCCGGAAAGCATCGTCGACACTCCGGCCGATCCGTCGCAACTGGCGGCCGGCAAGTCCGCGTCGGACGCGGGCTTCAAGCCGAGCCTGTTGACGACGGTGTGCTCGCGCAGCGCCGCGGTGGGCAAGCTGGAGGGCGTCGACGGGTCGCGGCCGTTCTGCACGGGCGGCGGCGTGGGCGCGGTGCTGTCGGTGATCGGTCCTCGCGACGGTCGCGGCAACGTCATCCACCCGACCCGGGTGGTCAGCGTCAACGAGCCGTGCGGGTCGACGGCCACGCCGTTCCTCGCGCTCTACGAGGGGGTGCGCGTCGAATGCGCCAAGTACGGCGAGGACTACACGATCGGGCAGATCATGCCGATCCGCGGCGCCGCACCCGCCGACCCGGTGGTGCCGGCGGACGCCGTGACCGCCAGCGGCAGCGGCCTGGACCCGAACATCTCACCCGCCTACGCCGACATTCAGGTGGCCAGGGTGGCCAAAGTGCGTCACGTCAGCGCAGATCAGATACGTGAAGTGGTCGCGCAGAACAGCAACGGCCGCGGCCTCGGATTTTTCGGTGAACCGCGCGTCGATGTGCTGCAACTTAATCTGCAACTCGATCACCGGTATCCGGTCACGAGCTAG
- a CDS encoding sensor histidine kinase — MMVDVSDVSLRDHHPKRGELRIYLGAAPGVGKTYSMLGEAHRRLERGTDLVAGVVETHGRSKTAELLEGIEVIPPRQVEYRGSSFPELDVPAVLARRPQVVLVDELAHTNTPGSKNPKRWQDVEELLDAGITVISTVNVQHLESLNDVVAQITGIEQKETIPDLIVRQAAQVELIDITPEALRRRLSHGNVYAPDRIDAALSNYFRRGNLTALRELALLWLADQVDTALAKYRAENKITDMWEARERVVVAVTGGPESETLVRRASRIASKSTAELMVVHVIRGDGLAGLSESRMAKIRELANSLDASIHTVVGDEVPTALLEFAREMNATQLVIGTSRRSRWARLFEEGIGPRIVELSGKIDVHLVTHEEAKRGFRLSSLAPRERRVASWLAALVVPSVICAITVTTLDPYLDTGGESAVFFIGVLLVGLFGGIAPAALSAVLSGLLLNYFLIAPRHSFTIAEPNSAITELVLLLVAVAVAVLVDFAAKRTREARRASQEAELLTLFAGSVLRGADLETLLERVRETYAQRTVTMLREPGEEARAGGAKGDVVACVGRDPCVNVDSADTAIEVGDDEFWMLLAGRKLSARDRRVLSAVARQAAGLIRQRELAEEASRAEAIVRADELRRSLLSAVSHDLRTPLAAAKVAVSSLRAEDVAFSPADTAELLATIEESIDQLTALVGNLLDSSRLAAGVIHPDLRRVYLEEAVQRALVSIGKGATGFFRSAIDRVKVDVADAMVMADAGLLERVLANLIDNALRYAPNCVVRVNAGRVGDRVLINVIDEGPGIPHGAEEQIFEAFQRLGDQDNTIGVGLGMSVARGFVEAMGGTITATDTPGGGLTVIVDMAAPQMDAV; from the coding sequence ATGATGGTTGACGTGAGTGACGTCAGCCTCCGCGACCACCATCCCAAGCGCGGGGAGCTACGCATCTATCTGGGCGCGGCTCCGGGCGTGGGCAAGACGTACTCGATGCTGGGCGAGGCGCATCGGCGGCTGGAACGCGGCACCGATCTGGTGGCGGGCGTGGTGGAAACCCACGGGCGGTCGAAAACCGCTGAGCTGCTTGAGGGCATCGAGGTGATTCCGCCGCGCCAAGTGGAATACCGCGGCAGCAGCTTCCCCGAACTCGACGTGCCTGCGGTTCTGGCGCGCCGCCCCCAGGTCGTCCTGGTCGACGAACTCGCGCACACCAACACGCCGGGCAGCAAAAACCCCAAGCGGTGGCAGGACGTCGAGGAATTGCTCGACGCCGGGATCACCGTGATCTCCACGGTCAACGTGCAGCACCTGGAGAGCCTCAACGACGTCGTCGCGCAGATCACCGGCATCGAGCAGAAGGAGACGATACCGGACCTGATCGTGCGCCAGGCCGCCCAAGTCGAACTGATCGATATCACACCAGAGGCGTTGCGCCGCAGGTTGTCTCATGGCAACGTCTACGCCCCGGATCGCATCGATGCGGCGCTGTCCAACTACTTCCGGCGTGGAAACCTCACCGCGCTAAGAGAATTGGCGCTGCTGTGGCTTGCAGATCAGGTCGACACCGCGCTGGCCAAATACCGGGCCGAGAACAAGATCACCGACATGTGGGAGGCCCGCGAGCGGGTGGTCGTGGCGGTCACCGGCGGTCCGGAGTCCGAGACGCTGGTGCGACGGGCGTCCCGGATCGCCTCGAAGTCGACCGCAGAACTCATGGTGGTGCACGTGATCCGCGGTGACGGGCTGGCCGGCCTGTCGGAGTCACGGATGGCCAAGATTCGGGAGCTGGCGAACAGCCTGGACGCGTCGATCCACACCGTGGTCGGCGACGAGGTGCCCACCGCCCTGCTCGAGTTCGCCCGCGAGATGAACGCGACGCAGCTGGTGATCGGCACGTCGCGCCGGTCACGCTGGGCGCGGCTGTTCGAGGAGGGTATCGGCCCGAGGATCGTCGAGCTGTCCGGGAAGATCGACGTGCACCTGGTCACCCACGAGGAGGCCAAACGCGGATTCCGTTTGTCCTCGCTCGCGCCCCGCGAGCGGCGGGTGGCGTCGTGGCTGGCGGCTCTCGTCGTGCCGTCGGTCATCTGCGCGATCACCGTGACGACGCTGGACCCGTATCTGGACACCGGCGGCGAGAGCGCCGTGTTCTTTATCGGGGTGCTGTTGGTCGGGCTGTTCGGAGGTATTGCGCCCGCGGCACTTTCGGCGGTGCTATCCGGCCTGCTGCTGAACTACTTCCTGATCGCCCCGCGGCACAGCTTCACCATCGCCGAACCCAACAGCGCCATCACCGAATTGGTGCTATTGCTTGTGGCGGTCGCCGTCGCGGTGCTGGTCGACTTCGCGGCCAAACGCACCCGGGAAGCTCGGCGTGCCTCGCAGGAGGCGGAGTTGCTGACCCTGTTCGCGGGGTCCGTGCTGCGCGGTGCCGACCTCGAGACGCTGCTCGAGCGGGTGCGCGAGACCTACGCGCAGCGGACCGTCACCATGTTGCGTGAGCCCGGCGAGGAGGCGCGCGCCGGCGGCGCCAAGGGCGACGTCGTCGCCTGCGTGGGCCGCGATCCCTGTGTCAACGTCGATTCCGCCGACACCGCGATCGAGGTCGGCGACGACGAGTTCTGGATGCTGCTGGCGGGCAGGAAGCTCTCCGCACGTGACCGGCGGGTGCTCAGCGCGGTGGCCAGGCAGGCCGCGGGTCTGATCAGGCAGCGTGAGCTCGCCGAAGAGGCCAGCCGCGCCGAGGCGATCGTCCGGGCCGACGAGCTGCGACGCTCGCTGCTGTCGGCGGTCAGCCACGACCTGCGCACGCCCCTGGCCGCGGCCAAGGTCGCCGTCTCCAGCCTGCGCGCCGAAGACGTCGCTTTCTCCCCCGCCGACACCGCCGAACTGCTGGCCACCATCGAGGAGTCGATCGATCAGCTGACCGCGCTGGTCGGAAACCTGCTCGACTCATCGCGGTTGGCCGCCGGGGTGATCCACCCCGATCTGCGCCGGGTGTATCTGGAGGAGGCCGTGCAGCGGGCGTTGGTCAGCATCGGCAAGGGCGCCACCGGTTTCTTCCGGTCGGCCATCGACCGGGTCAAGGTCGACGTGGCCGACGCCATGGTGATGGCCGACGCCGGGCTGTTGGAACGCGTGCTGGCCAACCTGATCGACAACGCGCTGCGCTACGCGCCCAACTGTGTGGTGCGCGTCAACGCCGGGCGGGTGGGTGATCGCGTGCTGATCAACGTCATCGACGAGGGCCCCGGCATCCCGCATGGGGCCGAGGAACAGATCTTCGAAGCGTTTCAGCGGCTCGGCGATCAGGACAACACCATCGGCGTCGGCCTGGGGATGTCGGTGGCGCGGGGCTTCGTCGAGGCGATGGGCGGGACAATTACGGCCACCGACACCCCGGGAGGCGGACTGACCGTGATCGTGGATATGGCTGCGCCGCAGATGGATGCGGTATGA
- a CDS encoding response regulator has protein sequence MTRVLVIDDEPQILRALRINLTVRGYEVITASSGAGALRAAAEHKPDVVILDLGLPDISGIDVLAGLRGWLTAPVIVLSARTDSSDKVEALDAGADDYVTKPFGMDEFLARLRAAVRRNAAASELEQPVIETESFTVDLAAKKVTKNGSEVHLTPTEWGMLEVLVRNRGKLVGREELLKEVWGPAYATETHYLRVYLAQLRRKLENDPSHPKHLLTESGMGYRFEA, from the coding sequence ATGACGCGCGTACTCGTGATCGACGACGAACCGCAGATACTGCGTGCGCTGCGCATCAACCTGACCGTGCGGGGCTACGAGGTGATCACCGCGTCCAGCGGGGCCGGCGCGCTGCGCGCGGCCGCCGAGCACAAGCCCGACGTGGTGATCCTCGACCTCGGCCTGCCCGACATCTCCGGCATCGACGTGCTGGCCGGCCTGCGCGGCTGGCTCACCGCGCCGGTGATCGTGTTGTCGGCGCGCACCGACTCCTCCGACAAGGTCGAGGCGCTGGACGCCGGCGCCGACGACTATGTGACCAAACCCTTTGGGATGGACGAGTTCTTGGCTCGGTTGCGCGCGGCGGTGCGCCGCAACGCAGCGGCTTCCGAACTGGAGCAGCCGGTGATCGAGACCGAATCGTTCACCGTCGACCTGGCCGCCAAGAAGGTCACCAAGAACGGTAGCGAAGTCCACCTCACCCCGACGGAGTGGGGAATGCTCGAGGTCCTGGTCCGCAACCGCGGCAAGCTGGTCGGCCGCGAAGAACTCCTCAAAGAGGTGTGGGGCCCGGCGTACGCCACCGAAACACATTACCTGCGTGTCTATCTCGCGCAACTGCGCCGCAAACTCGAGAACGACCCGTCGCACCCCAAACACCTGCTGACCGAGTCGGGCATGGGGTATCGCTTCGAGGCGTGA